One stretch of Brevibacillus laterosporus DNA includes these proteins:
- the eutA gene encoding ethanolamine ammonia-lyase reactivating factor EutA produces the protein MREEVLSVGIDIGTSTTQLVFSKIGIENTASAFGVPRIKIVDKEIIYRSDIHFTPLLSQTEINSDEVRRIVEREYQRAHVQPGDVQTGAVIITGETARKQNARDVLQRLSGFAGDFVVATAGPDLESIISAKGAGIDKVSEEKGATVVNLDIGGGTTNLAVFHEGELVSTGCLDIGGRLIKIDPSSGKIIYIADKIKQLISERELHMKEGDTADIEQLRKVVIEMVSLLEQSVNLIHRTPFYQTIVTHHGIDDSIRPQYISFSGGVADYVYHPETNDVLAYGDIGILLGQAIRQSTLCEKIKLVQAVETIRATVVGAGTHTTEISGSTITYTEENFPMKNLPILKLTEEDESQGFAHLQDVLKEKLRWFILENEWQPVAIAIRGKKSPSFTEIQELSQALIGGMEALIKVDLPLVVIVEMDFAKVLGQTMHKQLQFSREVICIDSIRLENGDYIDIGKPLANGRVLPVIIKTLVFHS, from the coding sequence ATGAGAGAAGAAGTGCTGAGTGTCGGGATTGACATTGGGACATCAACCACACAGTTGGTGTTTAGCAAGATCGGCATCGAGAATACAGCATCTGCTTTTGGAGTTCCTCGAATAAAAATCGTGGATAAGGAGATTATCTATCGAAGTGATATTCATTTTACTCCGTTACTTTCGCAAACCGAGATTAATAGCGACGAGGTACGCAGAATTGTAGAAAGAGAGTATCAGCGAGCGCATGTTCAACCTGGAGACGTGCAAACAGGGGCGGTCATCATCACGGGTGAGACCGCTCGAAAACAAAATGCAAGAGATGTTTTGCAGCGTTTGAGTGGTTTTGCCGGGGATTTTGTTGTAGCAACGGCAGGTCCAGATCTGGAATCCATTATTTCTGCCAAGGGTGCTGGAATAGATAAAGTATCGGAAGAAAAGGGCGCTACCGTTGTCAACTTAGATATTGGTGGTGGTACAACCAACTTAGCGGTATTTCACGAAGGAGAGTTGGTTAGTACGGGGTGTCTGGACATTGGCGGTAGACTCATCAAAATAGATCCTTCTTCAGGGAAAATTATCTACATCGCAGATAAAATCAAGCAGTTAATCAGCGAGAGGGAACTACATATGAAAGAAGGTGATACAGCCGATATAGAGCAGTTGCGTAAAGTAGTTATTGAGATGGTAAGCCTACTGGAACAGTCAGTTAATCTGATACACCGTACTCCATTTTATCAAACCATCGTAACTCATCACGGGATCGACGACAGTATACGTCCCCAATATATCTCTTTCTCTGGCGGGGTGGCTGATTATGTCTATCATCCGGAAACAAATGATGTACTTGCTTACGGGGATATAGGAATTTTGCTAGGACAAGCGATTCGCCAATCCACTCTCTGCGAAAAAATAAAACTGGTGCAAGCCGTAGAAACCATCCGGGCAACTGTGGTGGGAGCAGGTACGCATACAACGGAGATTAGTGGTAGCACCATTACATACACAGAAGAAAACTTTCCTATGAAAAATCTGCCCATTTTAAAGCTGACGGAAGAGGATGAGTCGCAAGGTTTCGCTCATCTACAAGATGTCTTAAAAGAAAAATTGCGCTGGTTCATTCTGGAAAATGAATGGCAACCTGTCGCCATTGCTATACGTGGGAAAAAAAGTCCAAGCTTCACAGAGATTCAGGAGCTTTCACAAGCCTTAATCGGTGGAATGGAAGCTTTGATAAAAGTAGATTTGCCGCTAGTGGTTATTGTCGAAATGGATTTTGCCAAAGTGTTAGGTCAAACCATGCATAAGCAACTGCAATTTTCTCGAGAAGTTATATGCATTGATAGTATCCGATTAGAAAACGGCGATTACATCGACATAGGAAAACCACTGGCAAATGGCCGTGTGCTACCTGTGATCATTAAGACTCTAGTATTTCATTCCTAA
- the eutP gene encoding EutP/PduV family microcompartment system protein produces MGKIMMLVGRTGCGKTTLSQALMNAKLSYHKTQMIETVENIIDTPGEYIENRNYYRALIVTSAECDLIGLVQDCTDQTSLFPAQFASAFAKPVIGIVSKVDRCEQQEKLTRAEQFLREAGAEQIFHVSSYESQGLEKIKDLLATNT; encoded by the coding sequence ATGGGAAAAATAATGATGTTAGTAGGTAGGACGGGATGTGGAAAAACAACCCTGTCTCAGGCCCTCATGAATGCCAAACTCAGCTACCATAAGACACAGATGATTGAAACTGTAGAAAATATTATTGATACACCTGGTGAGTATATTGAGAACCGAAATTATTACCGTGCGCTTATCGTAACCTCAGCGGAGTGTGATTTGATTGGGCTCGTACAAGATTGCACAGATCAAACTAGCTTGTTTCCCGCTCAGTTCGCTAGCGCTTTTGCCAAACCTGTGATTGGTATTGTCAGCAAAGTAGATAGGTGCGAACAACAAGAAAAACTGACCCGTGCTGAACAGTTTTTACGAGAAGCAGGAGCAGAACAAATCTTTCATGTGAGTAGCTATGAAAGCCAAGGTCTTGAAAAAATCAAAGATTTGCTTGCAACAAACACTTGA
- the eutS gene encoding ethanolamine utilization microcompartment protein EutS, protein MEEKQRVIQEYVPGKQVTLAHLIANPNPDLYKKLGLLSENIKAIGILTITPSEASIIAADVATKSADVSIGFVDRFSGSLVITGDISSVESALREVLNMLSKVLHFSSASITRS, encoded by the coding sequence ATGGAAGAGAAACAACGTGTCATACAAGAGTATGTTCCCGGAAAACAGGTGACCCTCGCGCACTTGATTGCAAATCCTAATCCCGATTTGTATAAAAAGTTGGGGCTTCTCTCTGAAAATATCAAAGCGATTGGAATCCTTACCATAACACCAAGTGAGGCATCCATCATTGCAGCAGATGTGGCCACGAAGTCAGCAGATGTTTCCATTGGATTCGTAGATAGATTCAGTGGTTCGCTTGTCATTACGGGAGACATTTCAAGTGTGGAATCTGCATTACGAGAAGTACTAAACATGCTTTCCAAGGTATTACATTTTTCATCCGCATCCATAACGAGGTCATAG
- a CDS encoding iron-containing alcohol dehydrogenase, which translates to MNHFQVKTIVHFGADALTSLQRIENKRILVVTDPFMIKSGMIEKVKQQLEEKNEHITIFHNIVPDPPLENIVNGVQIMSAADPDIVIALGGGSAIDAAKAICLFKNRMNQKETVAKEVTFIAVPTTSGTGSEVTNFSVVTDSSKNVKYPLVSDEMLPTEAILDPELVKTVPPFITADTGIDVLTHALEAYVSTLSSDFTDAFSEKAIRLVFAYLEKSFRNGEDHLAREKMHNASCIAGLAFNATSLGISHSMAHIIGAKFHISHGRSNGIVLPYVIEYNANIKGYTDRNFSMAASKYADIAKLLNLPSSDTRNGVKNLILAVKKLRKELGMPASLKEAGVKKEEFYRELDNLVEVAMQDKCTITNPRTPSVKEIKSLFEQAYVGK; encoded by the coding sequence ATGAACCATTTCCAGGTAAAAACCATAGTTCACTTCGGGGCAGACGCATTAACTAGCCTCCAACGTATTGAGAATAAACGTATTTTAGTGGTGACAGATCCCTTTATGATCAAATCCGGTATGATTGAAAAAGTAAAACAACAACTCGAGGAAAAAAACGAACATATCACTATTTTTCATAACATCGTGCCAGATCCTCCACTAGAAAATATCGTGAACGGTGTACAGATCATGAGTGCAGCTGACCCAGATATCGTGATTGCCTTAGGCGGAGGGTCAGCTATAGATGCAGCAAAGGCGATTTGTCTGTTTAAAAATCGCATGAATCAGAAGGAAACGGTTGCAAAAGAAGTGACATTCATTGCCGTGCCAACTACCAGTGGAACTGGCTCTGAGGTGACGAATTTTTCTGTGGTTACGGATAGTAGCAAAAATGTAAAATACCCTCTTGTTTCTGATGAAATGCTGCCTACCGAAGCCATACTAGACCCTGAACTCGTCAAAACGGTCCCTCCTTTTATAACAGCTGATACCGGCATAGATGTGTTGACTCATGCGCTGGAAGCCTACGTATCTACGCTTTCTTCCGACTTTACAGATGCTTTTTCAGAGAAAGCCATTCGTCTGGTTTTTGCCTATTTAGAAAAATCGTTCCGAAACGGAGAAGATCATCTGGCCCGCGAAAAAATGCATAATGCCTCCTGTATAGCCGGTCTTGCCTTTAATGCTACCTCACTTGGTATCAGCCACAGTATGGCACATATTATTGGAGCAAAATTTCATATCTCTCATGGGAGAAGCAATGGCATTGTTCTGCCATACGTTATTGAATACAATGCCAACATTAAAGGGTACACGGATCGCAATTTTAGTATGGCAGCCAGCAAATATGCAGATATTGCCAAACTTTTAAATTTACCTTCCTCCGATACACGAAACGGAGTGAAAAATCTGATTTTAGCAGTGAAAAAACTTCGAAAAGAGTTAGGAATGCCCGCCTCTCTAAAAGAAGCTGGTGTAAAAAAAGAGGAGTTTTATCGGGAGCTAGACAATTTGGTCGAAGTGGCCATGCAGGATAAGTGTACGATAACAAATCCGCGTACCCCTAGCGTTAAGGAAATAAAGTCTTTGTTTGAACAAGCTTATGTAGGTAAATAA